The following proteins are co-located in the Streptomyces sp. NBC_01198 genome:
- a CDS encoding amylo-alpha-1,6-glucosidase, protein MKQEGRLLVHAGTFAVLGPGGDVHGRGGSTPDGLFVRDARHLSRWRLTVDGAEPTVLVAAAQDGGVIVVTPAGTRDEPPGCTLFRRQALREGRLTEAITVVSNVARPTRVAIAFHADADFADQFELRSDHRVYDKPGAVRTAGSVPEGVVFDYRRDAWHSSTTIAARPAPVVTQPRPERSERVLTWHLDLPAHGSAELTVTVAGLAHGARRSGGALPDDPAAVEEHVTRERCEFTRDGVPAGPGVTVGDGSDLARACARGLDDLARLLVPATGPDGEEVHVPGAGVPWFLTLFGRDSLLTSYFALPYRPGLAHDTLRALAATQAVDHDPARGAEPGKIVHEIRHGELAHFGQVPYGRYYGSVDSTPLFLVLLHAHAERTGDPALARRLEAHARAAVNWMFCHGGLDAHGYLVYEADRGGLLNQNWKDSAGAVCFRDGTQAAGAIAVSEVQGYAYDALRRTAGLARDVWHDLAWARRLEGAAEALRDRFRADFWMPDADFPALALDGDGRRVDVLASDAGHLLWSGLLDPEDAAAVGRRLLESDFFSGWGIRTLASGQPPYHPLSYHRGSIWPHDNALIVLGLAANGLHEAAATVTAGLLDAAAASDHRLPEVISGYPREGTQGAVPYPHANSPQAWAAATPLALLTATIPPKAQRGQGRGVRRP, encoded by the coding sequence ATGAAGCAAGAAGGCCGGCTGCTCGTCCACGCCGGTACGTTCGCGGTTCTCGGACCCGGCGGCGACGTGCACGGCAGGGGTGGCAGCACCCCGGACGGCCTGTTCGTCCGCGACGCCAGGCACCTGAGCCGGTGGCGTCTGACCGTCGACGGCGCCGAACCCACCGTGCTGGTCGCCGCGGCGCAGGACGGCGGCGTGATCGTGGTGACCCCCGCGGGGACCCGGGACGAGCCGCCCGGCTGCACGCTCTTCCGCCGGCAGGCGCTGCGCGAGGGGCGGCTGACCGAGGCGATCACGGTCGTCAGCAACGTGGCCCGTCCCACCCGGGTGGCGATCGCCTTCCACGCCGACGCCGACTTCGCCGACCAGTTCGAACTGCGCTCGGACCACCGCGTCTACGACAAGCCCGGTGCCGTCCGTACGGCGGGCAGCGTCCCGGAAGGTGTCGTCTTCGACTACCGGCGGGACGCCTGGCACTCCTCCACCACGATCGCCGCGCGACCTGCGCCCGTGGTGACCCAGCCGCGTCCGGAGCGCAGCGAGCGCGTACTGACCTGGCACCTCGACCTCCCCGCCCACGGCAGCGCCGAACTGACCGTCACGGTCGCCGGCCTGGCGCACGGGGCCCGGCGGTCCGGCGGCGCGCTCCCCGACGACCCGGCCGCCGTGGAAGAGCACGTCACCCGCGAGAGGTGTGAATTCACCCGCGACGGCGTCCCCGCCGGCCCCGGAGTGACAGTGGGCGACGGCTCGGACCTGGCCCGCGCCTGCGCGCGCGGGCTGGACGACCTGGCCCGGCTGCTCGTCCCCGCCACCGGACCCGACGGGGAGGAGGTCCACGTCCCCGGCGCCGGAGTGCCCTGGTTCCTCACCCTGTTCGGCCGGGACTCCCTGCTTACGTCGTACTTCGCGCTCCCCTACCGGCCGGGGCTCGCCCACGACACGCTGCGCGCACTGGCCGCCACCCAGGCCGTGGACCACGACCCCGCACGCGGTGCCGAGCCCGGGAAGATCGTCCACGAGATCCGGCACGGTGAGCTCGCGCACTTCGGCCAGGTGCCCTACGGCCGCTACTACGGCTCGGTCGACAGCACCCCCCTCTTCCTGGTCCTGCTGCACGCCCACGCGGAGCGGACCGGCGACCCCGCGCTGGCCCGACGCCTGGAAGCGCACGCCCGCGCCGCCGTGAACTGGATGTTTTGCCACGGCGGGCTGGACGCGCACGGCTACCTCGTCTACGAGGCCGACCGGGGCGGACTGCTCAACCAGAACTGGAAGGACTCGGCCGGCGCGGTCTGCTTCCGCGACGGCACCCAGGCCGCCGGCGCCATCGCCGTCTCCGAGGTGCAGGGTTACGCTTACGACGCGCTCCGCAGGACCGCCGGCCTCGCCCGCGACGTCTGGCACGACCTCGCCTGGGCACGCCGGCTCGAAGGTGCCGCCGAGGCGTTGCGGGACCGGTTCCGCGCGGACTTCTGGATGCCGGACGCGGACTTCCCTGCCCTCGCCCTGGACGGTGACGGCCGCCGGGTCGACGTGCTCGCCTCGGACGCCGGGCACCTGCTGTGGTCGGGCCTGCTCGACCCCGAGGACGCCGCAGCGGTGGGGCGGCGGCTGCTCGAGTCCGACTTCTTCTCCGGCTGGGGCATCAGGACCCTCGCCTCCGGCCAGCCGCCGTACCACCCGCTGTCGTACCACCGGGGCAGCATCTGGCCGCACGACAACGCGCTCATCGTTCTCGGACTGGCCGCGAACGGCCTGCACGAGGCGGCCGCGACGGTCACCGCCGGACTGCTCGACGCCGCGGCCGCCTCGGACCACCGCCTGCCCGAAGTCATCTCCGGCTACCCCCGCGAGGGCACCCAGGGCGCCGTCCCCTACCCCCACGCCAACTCCCCCCAGGCCTGGGCGGCCGCCACCCCCCTCGCCCTCCTCACCGCCACAATACCGCCGAAGGCTCAGCGGGGGCAGGGGCGGGGCGTTCGCCGCCCTTAG
- a CDS encoding alpha/beta hydrolase, which produces MPLDPQILALREQRARDGEAPLYTLSVEQARAADLAAIRAAGGGARQLYDVADRVIPGPGGELALRVYRPRAERQLPLLLYYFGGGWTLGSIDTADILCRTLAAEAGCLVATVGYRLAPEHPFPAAVHDCHTALRWVAAHAAEIGADPGRIAVGGDSAGGNLAAAVTLLARGDAAVQLVGQLLVYPNTDQLADDASMRDNADPWLFNLHSVAWYTRHYLANPADAADPLASPLRADDLGGLPPALVITAEYDPLRDQGEAYARRLAAAGVPVELTRYPGMVHGFFAMAGVVDAATTATTQAARHLRTCFGLRQLDL; this is translated from the coding sequence ATGCCGCTCGACCCCCAGATCCTGGCCCTGCGCGAGCAGCGGGCCCGCGATGGTGAGGCGCCGCTGTACACCCTGTCCGTCGAGCAGGCCAGGGCCGCTGATCTGGCCGCGATACGGGCGGCCGGGGGCGGCGCGCGACAGCTGTACGACGTCGCCGACCGGGTGATTCCCGGGCCCGGCGGGGAGTTGGCGCTGCGGGTGTACCGGCCGCGCGCGGAGCGGCAACTCCCCTTGCTGCTCTACTACTTCGGCGGCGGGTGGACGCTCGGCAGCATCGACACCGCCGACATCCTGTGCCGGACGCTGGCCGCGGAGGCCGGCTGCCTGGTCGCGACCGTCGGGTACCGCCTCGCGCCGGAACACCCTTTCCCGGCGGCCGTTCACGACTGCCATACGGCCCTGCGCTGGGTCGCCGCGCACGCGGCGGAGATCGGCGCGGACCCCGGGCGGATCGCGGTCGGCGGCGACAGCGCGGGCGGCAACCTGGCGGCGGCGGTGACGCTGCTGGCCCGTGGCGACGCCGCCGTCCAACTGGTCGGCCAGCTGCTGGTGTACCCCAACACCGACCAGCTGGCCGACGACGCGTCGATGCGCGACAACGCCGACCCATGGCTGTTCAACCTCCACTCGGTGGCCTGGTACACCCGCCACTACCTCGCGAACCCTGCGGACGCCGCCGACCCGCTGGCGTCCCCGCTGCGGGCGGATGACCTGGGCGGGCTGCCGCCGGCTCTGGTCATCACCGCGGAATACGATCCGCTGCGCGACCAGGGCGAGGCGTACGCCCGCCGACTCGCGGCGGCCGGGGTGCCGGTGGAACTCACCCGCTACCCGGGCATGGTGCACGGCTTCTTCGCCATGGCCGGCGTGGTGGACGCCGCGACCACCGCCACCACGCAGGCGGCCCGCCACCTGCGCACATGCTTCGGCCTGCGCCAGCTTGATCTTTGA
- a CDS encoding 4'-phosphopantetheinyl transferase family protein, which translates to MTGALDEVDVWLVPDQRAERVLSGLLALLDAGERARADAYRSADDRRRYVVAHGALRLIVAAHLGAPAREIRWVRGPHGKPELAGRWCGARVNLSHSGDFAVVALTASRPVGVDVQRVLPHLAADAMAHRYFSPEEAASVRGTPDAASRAALFADLWARKEALVKAHGGRLTEGLRVPVTPTVPPAAPRPENAWAAAYRVTPLPAPPGYRAALALAGHAEFQVTPHQWTWPGHAP; encoded by the coding sequence GTGACCGGCGCCCTGGACGAGGTCGACGTGTGGCTGGTGCCCGACCAGCGGGCGGAGCGGGTGCTGAGCGGCCTGCTCGCCCTGCTCGACGCGGGGGAACGCGCGCGTGCGGACGCCTACCGCTCTGCGGACGACCGGCGCCGCTACGTCGTGGCGCACGGCGCCCTCCGCCTGATCGTCGCCGCACACCTCGGCGCCCCCGCACGCGAGATCCGCTGGGTACGCGGGCCGCACGGCAAACCCGAGCTGGCCGGACGCTGGTGCGGCGCCCGGGTCAACCTCTCGCACTCCGGCGACTTCGCCGTGGTCGCGCTCACCGCGTCCCGCCCGGTGGGCGTCGACGTCCAGCGCGTGCTTCCCCACCTGGCCGCCGACGCGATGGCACACCGCTACTTCTCCCCGGAGGAGGCCGCGTCCGTCCGCGGGACCCCGGACGCCGCGAGCCGCGCCGCCCTCTTCGCCGACCTCTGGGCACGTAAGGAGGCCCTGGTCAAGGCTCATGGGGGCCGGCTCACCGAGGGTTTGCGCGTGCCGGTGACGCCCACCGTGCCCCCGGCGGCCCCCCGCCCCGAGAACGCCTGGGCAGCCGCCTACCGTGTCACCCCGCTCCCCGCCCCACCCGGCTACCGCGCCGCCCTCGCCCTCGCCGGCCACGCGGAATTCCAGGTCACCCCACATCAGTGGACCTGGCCGGGCCACGCCCCGTGA
- a CDS encoding aminotransferase-like domain-containing protein, whose amino-acid sequence MTVELARGDLHASVSDPESAAMNFLNEVAARFPDAISLAAGRPYDGFHTTDDLDRYLHSYLAHLEGLGLTPEQRQRQLLQYGRTNGHLGALIARMLVVDEGIEVPERAVMVTSGCQEALVVALRGLCAGPGDVVLAVEPCYVGLTGAARLLGVEVVPVPESADGLDPETVARVAAAVRAAGRRPRALYVVPSFANPSGTSMPVAARRRLLDVAAEADLLILEDDPYGLFGLDDQPRPTLKALDTGQRVLYLGSFAKSCFPGARVGFLVADQTVVGADGTRSLLAEELSTVKSLLTVNTSPVAQAVIGGILVEAGCSLRAVGKEKTAFYRHNLRTLLAALTTSFAGDPRVRWNAPAGGFFAVLDVPLTADEAMLERSGRDYGVLWTPMSFFYGPGSGERPGGGGRRAIRLSCSALAPERIGEGVRRLAALVRDRGDPR is encoded by the coding sequence ATGACAGTGGAGTTGGCGCGCGGGGACCTGCATGCGTCGGTGTCCGACCCGGAGTCGGCGGCGATGAACTTCCTCAACGAGGTCGCCGCCCGCTTCCCCGACGCGATCTCGCTTGCGGCGGGCCGCCCTTACGACGGCTTTCACACCACCGACGACCTGGACCGGTATCTGCACAGCTACCTCGCCCATCTCGAAGGGCTCGGCCTCACCCCGGAGCAGCGGCAGCGCCAGCTCCTCCAGTACGGAAGGACCAACGGCCATCTCGGCGCGCTGATCGCCCGGATGCTCGTGGTGGACGAGGGCATCGAGGTGCCCGAGCGGGCCGTCATGGTCACCAGCGGCTGCCAGGAGGCCTTGGTCGTCGCGCTGCGCGGCCTGTGCGCGGGGCCCGGTGACGTGGTGCTCGCTGTCGAGCCCTGCTACGTCGGACTGACCGGCGCCGCCCGGCTGCTCGGCGTCGAGGTCGTCCCGGTGCCGGAGTCGGCGGACGGGCTCGACCCGGAGACCGTGGCGCGCGTGGCGGCGGCGGTACGGGCCGCAGGACGCCGGCCGCGCGCGCTCTACGTGGTGCCGAGCTTCGCCAACCCGTCGGGCACCTCGATGCCGGTGGCCGCCAGGCGGCGCCTGCTCGATGTGGCGGCGGAGGCCGACCTGCTGATCCTGGAGGACGATCCCTACGGGCTGTTCGGCCTGGACGACCAACCCCGGCCCACGCTCAAGGCGCTGGACACCGGGCAACGCGTCCTCTACCTGGGTTCGTTCGCCAAGTCCTGCTTCCCCGGCGCGCGGGTCGGCTTCCTGGTCGCGGACCAGACGGTGGTCGGTGCGGACGGCACGCGCAGCCTGCTCGCCGAGGAACTGTCCACCGTCAAGAGTCTGTTGACGGTGAACACCTCACCGGTGGCGCAGGCGGTCATCGGCGGCATCCTCGTCGAGGCCGGATGCAGCCTGCGGGCGGTGGGCAAGGAGAAGACCGCCTTCTACCGGCACAACCTGCGGACGCTGCTCGCCGCATTGACGACGTCCTTCGCGGGCGACCCGCGAGTCCGCTGGAACGCCCCCGCGGGCGGGTTCTTCGCCGTGCTCGACGTGCCGCTGACCGCGGACGAGGCGATGCTCGAACGCTCGGGGCGGGACTACGGGGTGCTGTGGACGCCGATGAGCTTCTTCTACGGTCCCGGCTCCGGCGAGCGGCCCGGCGGCGGAGGGCGGCGGGCGATCCGGCTGTCGTGCAGTGCGCTTGCGCCGGAACGCATAGGGGAGGGCGTACGCCGGCTGGCAGCGCTGGTGCGGGACCGGGGGGACCCGCGGTGA
- a CDS encoding alpha-hydroxy acid oxidase, with translation MTPPVRSTSDQAPPGVLATLGDYEQVARRRLDAVVWDFVEGGAESERTVAANRRAFERVVLRPRVLVDVTRCETGTELLGARLATPVGVAPTAYHRLAHPDGEVATARGAGTAGALFVVSIYASRTLEDIAAAAAGPLWFQLYWLRSREVLAGLVRRAADAGCRAIVLTVDAPRLGRRHRDARNGFALGPGIRAANLDAAVTAAAHRPAAGSSALAVHAAEAVDPSVTWSDLAWLRSRCDLPLVLKGILTAEDALLAVRHGADAVIVSNHGGRQLDGATASLGALAEVVDAVGGACPVLLDGGVRGGTDTFAALALGARAVLLGRPVLWGLAAGGADGVAGVLGLATDELAHTMALAGRPDLASIDRSTVAAATEGR, from the coding sequence GTGACGCCCCCGGTACGCTCGACCTCCGACCAGGCGCCCCCGGGGGTGCTCGCGACGCTGGGTGATTATGAGCAGGTCGCACGGCGGCGGCTCGACGCGGTGGTCTGGGACTTCGTGGAAGGAGGGGCGGAGAGCGAACGGACGGTGGCCGCGAACCGGCGGGCGTTCGAGCGGGTCGTGCTGAGGCCCCGGGTACTGGTGGACGTCACGCGCTGCGAGACCGGGACGGAGCTGCTCGGGGCACGGCTGGCGACTCCGGTGGGTGTGGCGCCCACCGCCTACCACCGGTTGGCGCACCCGGACGGTGAGGTCGCCACCGCGCGGGGAGCCGGGACGGCCGGAGCGCTCTTCGTGGTCAGCATCTACGCCAGCCGTACCCTGGAGGACATCGCTGCCGCAGCGGCCGGGCCGCTGTGGTTCCAGCTGTACTGGCTGCGGAGTCGCGAAGTGCTGGCCGGGCTGGTCCGCCGGGCCGCGGATGCGGGCTGCCGGGCGATCGTCCTGACCGTGGACGCGCCCCGGCTGGGCCGCAGGCACCGGGACGCGCGCAACGGCTTCGCGCTCGGGCCCGGCATCCGCGCCGCCAACCTCGACGCGGCCGTGACAGCCGCCGCCCATCGCCCCGCCGCAGGGAGTTCCGCGCTGGCCGTACACGCCGCCGAGGCCGTCGACCCGTCGGTGACCTGGTCCGACCTGGCGTGGCTGCGGTCCCGTTGCGACCTGCCGCTGGTGCTCAAGGGCATCCTCACCGCCGAGGACGCGCTCCTCGCGGTGCGGCACGGCGCCGACGCCGTCATCGTCTCCAACCACGGCGGCCGGCAGCTCGACGGCGCGACCGCGAGCCTTGGCGCGCTGGCCGAAGTGGTCGACGCGGTCGGCGGCGCGTGCCCGGTACTGCTCGACGGCGGGGTGCGCGGCGGCACCGACACCTTCGCCGCCCTCGCACTGGGCGCCCGCGCTGTCCTGCTGGGCCGCCCGGTGCTGTGGGGGCTGGCGGCGGGCGGAGCCGACGGGGTCGCCGGGGTGCTGGGGCTGGCGACCGACGAGCTTGCCCACACGATGGCGCTGGCCGGGCGACCCGACCTGGCATCGATCGACCGGTCAACCGTGGCAGCGGCAACGGAGGGGCGATGA
- a CDS encoding phosphopantetheine-binding protein, giving the protein MTEHNTAPAGAEPALRDRLVGSIRDLLPRVLGREVAGVTEDTALMDALGLSSTTGLELVLELEDRLELEISVEELGRDDFATVGSLADYVAGNLLAEA; this is encoded by the coding sequence ATGACGGAGCACAACACCGCCCCCGCGGGCGCGGAACCGGCGCTGCGCGACCGGCTGGTCGGCAGCATCCGCGACCTTCTCCCGCGGGTCCTGGGGCGGGAGGTGGCCGGCGTCACCGAGGACACCGCGCTGATGGACGCGCTGGGCCTCAGCTCGACCACCGGACTCGAACTGGTCCTGGAACTGGAGGACCGGCTCGAACTGGAGATCAGCGTGGAGGAGTTGGGCCGAGACGACTTCGCCACGGTCGGCTCGCTCGCCGACTACGTGGCGGGAAACCTGCTGGCGGAAGCGTAA
- a CDS encoding 3-oxoacyl-[acyl-carrier-protein] synthase III C-terminal domain-containing protein yields MTALMAVADYVPSGRTPIEEPAGRLGLTAMQVRVFRRYHRLGEVARDPDGGLLDLLRGAVARLEPLRGREHRVRYVLHARTFPTVVPYPYDPVGRLCEEYGLGHAAVFAVGQHACASGLLAVDAAGRLLAADGDPDGLALVLTGEKAFTGEAQLVPETSFFGEGAAACLVAATGDRDRVLCYAVEQHGEFDGEGAELALEFKRVYAGALAAAITAAVGRAGLALGEVGVILPHNVNRPAWNQVCRILGYPRERVLLENVARTGHVFCADSFVNYRTALARGRLRPGEPYVMAAAGAGLGAAFSAMVLVH; encoded by the coding sequence GTGACCGCGCTGATGGCGGTCGCCGACTACGTGCCGTCCGGCCGGACGCCGATCGAGGAGCCGGCAGGGCGCCTCGGCCTGACCGCCATGCAGGTCAGGGTCTTCCGGCGCTACCACCGGCTCGGCGAGGTCGCCCGCGATCCGGACGGCGGCCTGCTGGACCTGCTCAGGGGCGCGGTGGCCCGGCTCGAACCGCTGCGCGGCCGGGAGCACCGGGTCCGCTACGTCCTGCACGCCAGGACCTTCCCGACGGTGGTGCCCTACCCGTACGACCCGGTCGGCCGGCTGTGCGAGGAGTACGGGCTCGGCCACGCGGCCGTCTTCGCGGTGGGCCAGCACGCCTGCGCTTCGGGCCTGCTGGCCGTCGACGCCGCGGGGCGGCTGCTCGCGGCGGACGGCGACCCGGACGGCCTGGCCCTCGTGCTCACCGGCGAGAAAGCGTTCACCGGCGAGGCCCAACTCGTCCCTGAGACGTCCTTCTTCGGCGAGGGCGCGGCGGCCTGCCTGGTCGCGGCGACCGGCGACCGCGACCGAGTGCTCTGCTACGCCGTCGAGCAGCACGGCGAGTTCGACGGCGAAGGAGCCGAACTCGCCCTGGAATTCAAGCGCGTGTACGCCGGCGCGCTCGCCGCGGCGATCACCGCGGCGGTGGGGCGGGCCGGGCTGGCGCTCGGCGAGGTCGGCGTGATCCTGCCGCACAACGTGAACCGCCCAGCCTGGAACCAGGTGTGCCGCATCCTCGGCTACCCGCGTGAGCGCGTCCTGCTGGAGAACGTGGCGCGCACCGGCCACGTCTTCTGCGCGGACAGCTTCGTCAACTACCGCACCGCGCTGGCCCGTGGGCGGCTGCGGCCGGGCGAGCCGTACGTGATGGCCGCCGCGGGCGCCGGCCTCGGGGCGGCCTTCTCCGCCATGGTCCTCGTGCACTGA
- a CDS encoding condensation domain-containing protein, with protein sequence MPAPDAAPLPDAAPPVPGPERAPAPSERVEVHFAGDGEGEDEMSWGMWEIWHAMCRQRSALPIGGRAALEPGTTVEDLAGELRYLMGRFPSMRTRLRFDAAGHPTQRLFAAGRITLGVYDAAPGADPDAVAAEVEAHYRRTAFDYAGAWPVRMGAVRQEGRPTHLVTVMHHLVADGLGGAVMLREVRSRETAPVTGMQQLDQARWQRSPAGLRQTERALRHFEGVLRALPERQLPGATDPRTPRHWVAEFRSPALDAALPAIVARTGAGAPAVLLALFALGLHRATGISPVAVRPVVNNRFRPGLSDVVCMVAQAGVCAIEVEGATVEEVVERVRRGSMSVHKHAYFHPERLVELTERLSRERGADVSVGSFFNDRSTHALKPQDDGPSAVPAPGPGDACFRWTAQGDGQTERFFVHADDAPGGGLLFEIRIDTHFVSPAQAHAFAHAMEAAAIEAASAAQAGPGPGAPGEGGAGQAEAGR encoded by the coding sequence ATGCCCGCACCGGACGCCGCTCCGCTGCCGGACGCCGCCCCGCCGGTCCCCGGGCCCGAACGGGCGCCCGCTCCCAGCGAGCGGGTGGAGGTGCACTTCGCCGGCGACGGCGAGGGCGAGGACGAGATGTCCTGGGGCATGTGGGAGATCTGGCACGCGATGTGCCGGCAGCGCAGCGCCCTGCCGATCGGCGGGCGGGCCGCGCTGGAGCCCGGCACGACCGTCGAGGACCTGGCCGGTGAACTGCGCTACCTCATGGGCCGCTTCCCCTCGATGCGCACCCGGCTGCGCTTCGACGCCGCGGGCCACCCGACCCAGCGGCTCTTCGCCGCGGGCCGGATCACCCTCGGCGTCTACGACGCCGCTCCTGGCGCCGACCCGGACGCCGTCGCCGCCGAGGTCGAGGCGCACTACCGGCGTACCGCCTTCGACTACGCCGGCGCGTGGCCGGTCAGGATGGGCGCGGTACGCCAGGAAGGCCGGCCCACCCACCTGGTCACCGTCATGCACCACCTGGTCGCCGACGGCCTGGGCGGGGCGGTGATGCTGCGCGAGGTGCGGTCCAGGGAGACCGCGCCGGTCACCGGCATGCAGCAGCTCGACCAGGCGAGATGGCAGCGGTCGCCCGCGGGGCTCCGGCAGACCGAGCGGGCCCTGCGGCACTTCGAGGGCGTCCTGCGGGCCCTTCCCGAACGCCAGTTGCCCGGCGCGACCGATCCGCGCACCCCGCGCCACTGGGTGGCCGAGTTCCGCTCGCCGGCGCTCGACGCGGCGCTGCCCGCCATCGTGGCCAGAACGGGCGCAGGCGCGCCGGCCGTTCTGCTCGCCCTGTTCGCGCTCGGGCTCCACCGGGCCACCGGAATCAGCCCCGTTGCGGTCCGCCCGGTGGTCAACAACCGTTTCCGGCCGGGGCTTTCTGATGTGGTGTGCATGGTCGCCCAGGCAGGGGTGTGCGCCATCGAGGTCGAGGGCGCCACGGTGGAGGAGGTCGTCGAGCGGGTCAGGCGCGGCAGCATGTCCGTCCACAAGCATGCCTACTTCCACCCCGAGCGGCTGGTCGAGCTGACCGAGCGGCTCTCGCGCGAGCGCGGCGCCGACGTCAGCGTCGGCTCCTTCTTCAACGACCGGAGCACGCACGCCCTCAAGCCGCAGGACGACGGGCCGTCGGCCGTCCCCGCGCCGGGCCCGGGGGACGCCTGCTTCCGCTGGACCGCCCAGGGGGACGGCCAGACCGAGCGCTTCTTCGTCCACGCCGACGACGCACCGGGGGGCGGCCTGCTGTTCGAGATCCGCATCGACACGCACTTCGTCTCCCCCGCCCAGGCCCACGCCTTCGCCCACGCGATGGAGGCGGCGGCGATCGAGGCGGCGTCGGCCGCGCAGGCGGGTCCGGGGCCGGGGGCTCCGGGTGAGGGCGGGGCGGGGCAAGCGGAGGCGGGGAGGTGA
- a CDS encoding class I adenylate-forming enzyme family protein — protein sequence MTGTNIRARLAADPGLGAGNVLPKLFEHGADPEGPGVTFDVPVDGHPAWCELTLGQLRDRVTARAAWWHGHGIRPRDPVAVYVSGSADCLLNFLALAWLGAIPALMNPYLSGDIAAEYLRRLRGVGLVTDAEHRDRLAGRDLGPALHADAAAVGTGSPERAPAPYRHHADDPIAVTHSSGTTRMPTAVVHSSASLFAATRLFRLSAPRARGAERILSALPAAHAAGISALNMALCLRSDLLFLSTQNDGPAVVRGIERWKPTGVFGFAATWAQLARIDLTAHAMDSVSLWFNTGDCAHEPHIRRLVAVGSRETATRDGVRRTPGSSFVDGLGSTEMGHSAFHITHNGTTGRYGRCVGVPHGFAEVALLDTATGEEVPVGQVGQLALKAPTLAPGYWNDSAATYRNRLNGYYLTGDLMYRDEEGYYFHVDRAVDAVDLGGAWLYTAMSEERILAACPDVHDCTVVSVEVGGRIVTDVLLALHEGAEPDADRTPAVRAALTDAAAATLRAVVVISEADLITGPTGKVRKFLMRQRHRAQAAVV from the coding sequence GTGACCGGCACCAACATCCGAGCCAGACTGGCGGCCGACCCGGGCCTGGGCGCGGGCAACGTCCTGCCCAAGCTGTTCGAGCACGGGGCCGACCCCGAAGGGCCCGGCGTCACCTTCGACGTCCCGGTCGACGGCCACCCCGCCTGGTGCGAACTGACCCTGGGGCAGCTGCGCGACCGGGTCACGGCCAGGGCGGCCTGGTGGCACGGGCACGGCATCCGCCCGCGCGACCCCGTCGCCGTCTACGTGTCCGGTTCCGCGGACTGCCTGCTGAACTTCCTCGCGCTGGCCTGGCTGGGCGCGATCCCCGCGCTGATGAACCCCTACCTGTCCGGCGACATCGCCGCCGAGTACCTGCGGCGGCTGCGCGGGGTCGGCCTGGTCACCGACGCCGAGCACCGCGACCGGCTGGCAGGCCGTGACCTCGGCCCGGCCCTGCACGCCGACGCGGCGGCGGTCGGCACCGGCTCCCCGGAGCGGGCGCCCGCTCCCTACCGCCACCACGCCGACGACCCGATCGCCGTCACCCATTCCTCGGGCACCACGCGGATGCCCACGGCAGTGGTGCACTCCAGCGCCAGCCTGTTCGCGGCCACCCGGCTCTTCCGGCTGTCCGCGCCCCGCGCGCGCGGCGCCGAGCGGATCCTCAGCGCGCTGCCCGCCGCCCACGCCGCCGGCATCTCGGCGCTGAACATGGCACTGTGCCTGCGCAGCGACCTGCTCTTCCTGTCCACCCAGAACGACGGCCCCGCCGTGGTGCGGGGCATCGAGCGCTGGAAGCCCACCGGCGTCTTCGGATTCGCCGCCACCTGGGCGCAGTTGGCCAGGATCGACCTGACCGCCCACGCCATGGACTCGGTGTCGCTGTGGTTCAACACCGGGGACTGCGCGCACGAACCGCATATCCGCCGCCTCGTCGCGGTCGGCTCCCGCGAGACGGCTACGCGCGACGGAGTACGCCGTACGCCGGGATCCAGCTTCGTCGACGGCCTGGGCTCCACCGAGATGGGCCACTCCGCCTTCCACATCACCCACAACGGCACGACCGGGCGGTACGGGCGCTGCGTCGGCGTCCCGCACGGCTTCGCCGAGGTGGCGCTGCTCGACACCGCGACCGGCGAGGAGGTTCCAGTCGGGCAGGTCGGTCAACTCGCCTTGAAAGCACCGACGTTGGCACCCGGTTACTGGAACGACTCGGCCGCCACCTACCGCAACCGCCTGAACGGCTACTACCTCACCGGCGACCTGATGTACCGCGACGAGGAGGGCTACTACTTCCACGTCGACCGGGCCGTCGACGCCGTCGACCTCGGCGGCGCCTGGCTCTACACGGCCATGTCCGAGGAGCGCATCCTCGCGGCCTGCCCCGACGTCCACGACTGCACGGTGGTCTCCGTGGAGGTCGGGGGCCGCATCGTCACGGACGTGCTGCTGGCCCTGCACGAGGGTGCAGAACCGGACGCCGACCGTACGCCCGCGGTGCGTGCGGCGCTGACCGACGCTGCCGCGGCCACGCTGCGCGCGGTCGTGGTCATCTCGGAGGCCGACCTGATCACCGGGCCCACCGGCAAGGTCCGCAAGTTCCTGATGCGCCAGCGGCACCGGGCGCAGGCGGCGGTGGTCTGA